The Kosakonia sacchari SP1 genome includes a window with the following:
- a CDS encoding autotransporter domain-containing protein, protein MKINRSGLSLVLLPACLLFCQTVAAWQQEYSGSDKLNVTAERYTWDSDRQPRYNDILEERIRSTQNLPGVAFNLPDETPLDSISTMSIGLNIPLASSVTTGPVAVWHYDGSMTSMYNEFGDSATTMQYSDPLWHASVSSLGWRVDSRFGDLRPWAQVSFNQQFGENVWKSQSGLYRLTAANQYGNWMDVTLGADMLLNPHLAAYAAMSQSENATFGQNYLYSMGVSARF, encoded by the coding sequence ATGAAAATAAACCGCAGTGGTCTTTCGCTGGTGCTGCTGCCTGCTTGTCTGCTTTTTTGCCAGACGGTAGCGGCCTGGCAACAAGAATACAGTGGCAGCGACAAACTGAATGTGACCGCCGAACGCTACACCTGGGATAGCGATCGGCAGCCGCGCTATAACGACATTCTTGAAGAGCGCATCCGCTCGACGCAAAACTTGCCCGGCGTGGCGTTTAACCTGCCCGATGAAACCCCGCTGGACTCCATCAGTACCATGAGCATTGGCCTGAATATTCCGCTGGCGAGCAGCGTGACTACCGGCCCGGTTGCGGTGTGGCATTACGATGGCTCAATGACCTCAATGTATAACGAATTTGGCGACAGTGCGACCACCATGCAGTACAGCGATCCGCTGTGGCACGCCAGCGTGAGCTCGCTCGGCTGGCGCGTGGATAGCCGCTTTGGCGATCTTCGCCCGTGGGCGCAAGTCAGTTTCAACCAGCAATTTGGCGAAAATGTCTGGAAGAGCCAGTCCGGGCTTTACCGCTTAACCGCCGCCAACCAATACGGCAACTGGATGGATGTGACACTCGGCGCAGACATGCTGCTGAATCCACATCTGGCGGCTTACGCGGCAATGTCGCAGTCGGAAAATGCCACCTTTGGGCAAAATTATCTTTATAGCATGGGCGTAAGCGCGCGATTCTGA
- a CDS encoding L-lactate MFS transporter: MNTPSANRTRWLTLFGTIITQFALGSVYTWSLFNSSLSEKLDEPVSQVAFSFGLLSLGLALASSVAGKLQERFGVKRVTIASGVLLGLGFFLTAHSSNLLMLWLSAGVLVGLADGAGYLLTLSNCVKWFPERKGLISAFSIGSYGLGSLGFKFIDSHLLATVGLESTFMIWGAIVLVMIVFGAMLMTDAPLQKVTTVNGVVENDFTLAQSMRKPQYWMLAVMFLTSCMSGLYVIGVAKDIAQGMVHLDAVTAAGAVTVIAIANLSGRLVLGMLSDKISRIRVITLGQIISLVGMAALLFAPLNAMTFFAAIACVAFNFGGNLTVFPSLVSEFFGLNNLAKNYGVIYLGFGIGSICGSIIASLFGGFYVTFCVIFALLIVSLALSTTIRQPQRRVYKEAHA, from the coding sequence ATGAATACACCATCTGCTAATCGCACTCGCTGGCTGACACTGTTCGGCACCATTATTACGCAGTTTGCATTAGGATCTGTTTATACCTGGAGCCTGTTTAATAGCTCGCTTTCGGAAAAACTGGATGAACCAGTAAGCCAGGTGGCGTTCTCGTTTGGTCTGCTGAGCCTCGGTCTGGCGCTGGCCTCTTCTGTCGCCGGGAAATTACAGGAACGTTTTGGTGTAAAACGCGTCACCATCGCTTCCGGTGTGCTGCTGGGGCTGGGTTTCTTCCTTACAGCGCACTCCAGCAACCTGCTGATGCTGTGGCTGAGCGCCGGTGTGTTGGTTGGTCTGGCAGACGGCGCAGGTTATTTGCTGACGCTTTCCAACTGCGTGAAGTGGTTCCCGGAGCGCAAAGGGCTGATCTCCGCGTTCTCCATCGGTTCTTACGGCCTTGGCAGCCTGGGTTTTAAATTTATCGACAGCCATCTGTTAGCCACCGTCGGCCTGGAAAGTACCTTTATGATCTGGGGCGCGATTGTGCTGGTGATGATTGTTTTTGGCGCGATGCTGATGACCGATGCGCCGCTGCAAAAAGTAACCACGGTAAACGGCGTAGTAGAAAACGACTTCACGCTGGCGCAATCCATGCGTAAACCGCAGTACTGGATGCTCGCTGTAATGTTCCTGACCTCCTGCATGAGCGGCCTGTATGTGATTGGCGTGGCAAAAGATATCGCGCAGGGCATGGTGCATTTGGATGCGGTGACGGCGGCAGGTGCAGTGACCGTGATTGCGATTGCTAACCTGAGCGGTCGTCTGGTGCTGGGCATGCTGTCTGACAAAATTTCCCGTATTCGTGTGATTACGCTGGGTCAGATTATTTCGCTGGTCGGTATGGCGGCGCTGTTGTTCGCACCGCTGAATGCCATGACCTTTTTCGCCGCTATCGCCTGCGTAGCGTTTAACTTTGGCGGTAATCTCACCGTGTTCCCGTCGCTGGTGAGCGAGTTCTTCGGCCTGAACAATCTGGCGAAAAACTACGGTGTGATTTATCTGGGCTTCGGTATCGGCAGTATCTGCGGGTCGATTATTGCTTCGCTGTTTGGCGGCTTCTATGTCACCTTCTGCGTTATCTTCGCCCTGCTGATTGTTTCTCTGGCGCTCTCTACCACCATTCGCCAGCCACAACGCCGGGTTTACAAAGAAGCGCACGCCTGA
- a CDS encoding organic hydroperoxide resistance protein, with protein MSLEKVVYRAKAKATGGRDGRATSSDGVLDVKLGVPKEMGGAGGEVTNPEQLFAAGYSACFLGALKHVASVEKKKVPQEAYIEGQVGIGPLPTGFGIEAQLDIHLPGMDHQEAEALVQKAHIVCPYSNATRGNIDVKLNVITS; from the coding sequence ATGTCTTTAGAAAAAGTGGTTTATCGTGCGAAAGCGAAAGCAACCGGGGGCCGTGATGGCCGTGCAACCTCCTCTGATGGCGTGCTGGATGTCAAACTGGGCGTGCCAAAAGAGATGGGTGGCGCGGGCGGTGAAGTGACCAACCCGGAGCAGCTTTTTGCCGCAGGTTACTCCGCCTGTTTCCTTGGAGCGCTGAAACATGTTGCGTCGGTAGAGAAAAAGAAAGTGCCGCAGGAAGCTTACATTGAAGGACAGGTAGGCATTGGCCCGTTGCCGACCGGTTTTGGTATTGAAGCGCAGCTGGATATTCACCTGCCAGGCATGGATCACCAGGAAGCGGAAGCGCTGGTGCAGAAAGCGCACATCGTTTGTCCGTATTCGAATGCGACCCGCGGCAATATTGATGTGAAGCTCAACGTGATCACCTCCTGA
- the eptB gene encoding kdo(2)-lipid A phosphoethanolamine 7''-transferase, which produces MTFIKAMTQQKLSFLLAIYIGLFMNSAVFYRRFDGYAQAFTVLKGLSAVVELIGTVLVTFFLLRLLSLLGRRVWRVLASLVVIFSAAASYYMTFLNVVIGYGIIASVMTTDIDLSKEVVGWQLIVWVVLVSALPLLSIWSNRCRDTLLRQLSTPGARIRSVSIVLLAGLMVWGPIRLLDLQQKNSERTSGVDMPSYGGVVANSYLPSNWLSALGLYAWAQVDESSDYKSLINPAKKFTYVAPKDIDDTMVVFIIGETTRWDHMGMLGYSRDTTPKLAQEKNLVAFRGYSCDTATKLSLRCMFVREGGADDNPQRTLKEQNVFAVLKQLGFSSDLYAMQSEMWFYSNTMADNIAYREQIGAEPRNRGKNVDDMLLINEMQASLDKDTPGKRLIIMHTKGSHFNYTQRYPRSFAKWTPECVSVDDKCSKEELINSFDNSVTYVDNFIDTVIDKVRDRKAIVFYAADHGESINEKEHLHGTPRKMAPPEQFRVPMMVWMSDKYLQDPQKAQMFAQLKQQAAFKTPRRHVELYDTIMGCLGYTSPNGGINENNNWCHLPSQAAK; this is translated from the coding sequence ATGACTTTTATCAAAGCGATGACGCAGCAGAAGCTGAGCTTCCTGCTGGCGATATATATCGGTCTGTTTATGAATAGCGCTGTGTTCTACCGTCGATTCGACGGTTACGCACAAGCGTTCACCGTTTTGAAAGGACTCTCTGCGGTTGTTGAGCTTATTGGTACGGTGCTGGTCACCTTCTTTTTGCTCCGCCTTTTGTCGCTGCTGGGCCGCCGGGTTTGGCGTGTGCTGGCGTCGCTGGTGGTTATTTTCTCCGCCGCCGCCAGCTATTACATGACGTTTCTCAACGTGGTGATTGGTTACGGCATTATCGCCTCGGTGATGACCACGGATATCGATCTCTCCAAAGAGGTGGTGGGCTGGCAGCTTATCGTTTGGGTAGTGCTAGTCAGCGCGCTGCCGTTGCTTTCTATCTGGAGTAACCGCTGTCGTGACACATTGCTCCGCCAGTTGAGTACGCCGGGCGCGCGCATTCGCAGCGTGAGCATCGTGCTGCTGGCCGGTTTAATGGTCTGGGGACCGATTCGCCTGCTTGATTTGCAGCAGAAAAACTCGGAGCGGACGTCCGGTGTCGATATGCCGAGCTACGGCGGCGTGGTGGCAAACTCTTATCTGCCGTCGAACTGGCTTTCAGCGCTGGGCTTGTACGCCTGGGCGCAGGTGGATGAATCGTCCGATTACAAATCGCTGATCAACCCGGCGAAAAAATTTACCTATGTCGCGCCGAAAGATATCGATGACACCATGGTGGTGTTTATCATCGGCGAGACCACGCGCTGGGATCATATGGGGATGCTGGGCTATTCCCGTGATACCACGCCGAAACTGGCGCAGGAGAAAAACCTGGTGGCGTTCCGTGGTTACTCCTGTGATACCGCGACCAAACTCTCTCTGCGCTGTATGTTTGTGCGTGAGGGGGGGGCGGATGATAACCCGCAGCGCACGCTGAAAGAGCAAAACGTCTTTGCGGTACTGAAACAGCTCGGCTTTTCCAGCGATTTGTATGCTATGCAGAGCGAGATGTGGTTCTACAGCAACACCATGGCCGACAACATAGCGTACCGTGAGCAGATTGGCGCTGAGCCGCGCAACCGTGGCAAAAACGTCGATGATATGCTGCTGATTAATGAGATGCAGGCTTCTCTGGATAAAGACACTCCCGGTAAACGCTTGATTATTATGCATACTAAAGGCTCGCACTTTAACTACACGCAGCGCTATCCGCGCAGCTTTGCGAAGTGGACGCCAGAGTGTGTCAGCGTGGATGATAAGTGCAGTAAGGAAGAGCTGATTAACTCCTTCGATAACTCGGTAACGTATGTGGACAACTTTATCGATACGGTGATTGATAAGGTACGCGATCGCAAAGCGATTGTGTTCTATGCGGCCGATCATGGTGAGTCGATCAATGAGAAAGAGCATCTGCACGGTACACCACGCAAAATGGCGCCACCGGAGCAATTTCGCGTGCCGATGATGGTCTGGATGTCGGACAAATATTTGCAGGATCCGCAGAAAGCGCAAATGTTCGCGCAGCTTAAGCAGCAGGCTGCATTTAAAACGCCGCGCCGCCATGTTGAGCTGTATGACACCATCATGGGATGCCTGGGCTATACCTCGCCGAATGGCGGGATTAATGAGAACAACAACTGGTGCCATTTGCCGTCACAGGCGGCGAAATAA
- the dppA gene encoding dipeptide ABC transporter periplasmic-binding protein DppA, translating to MSISLKKSGMLKLGLSLVAMTVAASVQAKTLVYCSEGSPEGFNPQLFTSGTTYDASSVPIYNRLVEFKTGTTEVIPGLAEKWDISADGKTYTFHLRKGVKWQDNKDFKPSREFNADDVVFSFDRQKNDQNPYHKVSGGSYEYFEGMGLPDLISEVKKVDDYTVQFVLTRPESPFLADLAMDFASILSKEYADNMLKAGTPEKVDLDPIGTGPFQLLQYQKDSRILYKAFEGFWGTKPKIDRLVFSITPDASVRYAKLQKNECQVMPYPNPADIARMKQDKNINLMEQAGLNVGYMSFNTEKKPFDDVKVRQALTYAVNKEAIIKAVYQGAGVAAKNLIPPTMWGYNDDVKDYTYDPEKAKQLLKEAGQDKGFTVELWAMPVQRPYNPNARRMAEMIQADWAKVGVQAKIVTYEWGEYLKRAKAGEHQAVMMGWTGDNGDPDNFFATLFSCAAAKDGSNYSRWCYKPFEDLIQPARATDDHNKRVELYKQAQVVMHDQAPALIVAHSTVYEPVRKEVKGYVVDPLGKHHFENVSVE from the coding sequence ATGAGTATTTCCTTGAAGAAGTCAGGGATGCTGAAGCTCGGTCTTAGCCTGGTGGCCATGACCGTCGCGGCAAGCGTGCAGGCTAAAACCCTGGTTTATTGTTCTGAAGGCTCGCCTGAAGGCTTTAACCCACAGCTTTTCACCTCTGGTACCACTTACGATGCCAGCTCCGTGCCAATCTATAACCGCCTGGTAGAATTCAAAACCGGCACCACGGAAGTGATTCCGGGTCTGGCTGAGAAGTGGGATATCAGCGCCGATGGCAAAACCTACACTTTCCACCTGCGTAAAGGCGTGAAGTGGCAGGACAACAAAGATTTCAAACCGTCGCGTGAATTCAACGCTGATGACGTTGTGTTCTCCTTCGATCGTCAGAAAAACGACCAGAACCCGTACCATAAAGTTTCTGGCGGCAGCTACGAATACTTCGAAGGCATGGGTCTGCCGGACCTGATTAGCGAAGTGAAGAAAGTCGACGACTACACCGTTCAGTTCGTGCTGACGCGTCCGGAATCACCGTTCCTGGCTGACCTGGCGATGGACTTCGCGTCCATTTTGTCCAAAGAGTACGCCGATAACATGCTGAAAGCGGGCACGCCGGAGAAAGTTGACCTGGATCCGATTGGTACTGGTCCGTTCCAGCTGCTGCAATACCAAAAAGACTCCCGCATTCTGTACAAAGCGTTTGAAGGTTTCTGGGGCACCAAGCCGAAAATCGATCGTCTGGTCTTCTCCATTACGCCTGACGCGTCCGTACGTTATGCCAAACTGCAGAAAAACGAGTGCCAGGTTATGCCGTACCCGAACCCGGCTGACATCGCGCGTATGAAGCAGGATAAAAACATTAACCTGATGGAACAGGCAGGCCTGAACGTCGGTTACATGTCTTTCAACACCGAGAAGAAACCGTTTGATGACGTGAAAGTGCGTCAAGCGCTGACTTACGCGGTAAACAAAGAAGCGATCATCAAAGCGGTTTACCAGGGCGCTGGCGTTGCGGCGAAAAACCTGATCCCGCCGACCATGTGGGGCTATAACGACGACGTTAAAGACTACACCTACGATCCTGAGAAGGCGAAACAGCTGCTGAAAGAAGCCGGCCAGGATAAAGGTTTTACCGTTGAGCTGTGGGCAATGCCGGTACAGCGTCCGTACAACCCGAACGCTCGCCGTATGGCCGAGATGATTCAGGCTGACTGGGCGAAAGTGGGCGTACAAGCCAAAATCGTTACCTATGAGTGGGGTGAATACCTGAAGCGCGCGAAAGCGGGCGAACACCAGGCGGTAATGATGGGCTGGACCGGCGACAACGGGGATCCGGATAACTTCTTCGCCACCCTGTTCAGCTGCGCAGCGGCTAAAGACGGCTCCAACTACTCTCGCTGGTGCTACAAGCCGTTTGAAGATCTGATTCAACCGGCGCGCGCTACCGACGACCACAACAAGCGTGTTGAACTCTACAAACAGGCTCAAGTTGTGATGCATGACCAGGCTCCGGCGCTGATCGTCGCTCACTCCACCGTTTACGAGCCAGTGCGTAAAGAAGTCAAAGGCTATGTGGTCGATCCATTAGGCAAACACCACTTCGAAAACGTGTCTGTTGAATAA
- the dppB gene encoding dipeptide ABC transporter permease DppB has product MLQFILRRLGLVIPTFIGITLLTFAFVHMIPGDPVMIMAGERGISPERHAQLLAELGLDKPLWEQYVNYVWGVLHGDLGMSLKSRLPVWDEFVPRFKATLELGICAMIFAVAVGIPVGVMAAVKRGSIFDHTAVSLALTGYSMPIFWWGMMLIMLVSVQLNLTPVSGRVSDMVFLDDSNPLTGFMLIDTAIWGEDGNFIDAVAHMILPAIVLGTIPLAVIVRMTRSSMLEVLGEDYIRTARAKGLTRMRVIIVHALRNAMLPVVTVIGLQVGTLLAGAILTETIFSWPGLGRWLIDALQRRDYPVVQGGVLLVATMIILVNLLVDLLYGVVNPRIRHKK; this is encoded by the coding sequence ATGTTGCAGTTCATTCTCCGACGTTTGGGGCTGGTTATCCCAACGTTTATCGGTATCACCCTTCTCACCTTTGCCTTTGTCCATATGATCCCCGGCGACCCGGTAATGATCATGGCGGGTGAGCGTGGTATCTCTCCTGAGCGTCACGCCCAGTTGCTGGCCGAGCTTGGTCTCGACAAGCCGCTATGGGAGCAATACGTCAACTATGTGTGGGGCGTGCTACATGGTGACTTAGGTATGTCGCTGAAAAGCCGTCTTCCGGTGTGGGACGAGTTCGTACCGCGTTTTAAAGCGACGCTGGAACTCGGCATCTGCGCCATGATTTTTGCGGTGGCCGTAGGCATTCCGGTGGGCGTAATGGCCGCTGTGAAGCGCGGTTCCATCTTCGATCACACCGCCGTGAGCCTCGCGCTGACCGGTTATTCCATGCCTATCTTCTGGTGGGGCATGATGCTGATTATGCTGGTCTCGGTACAACTGAACCTGACCCCGGTTTCCGGGCGCGTCAGTGATATGGTGTTCCTCGACGACAGCAACCCATTGACCGGCTTTATGCTGATTGATACCGCCATCTGGGGCGAGGACGGAAACTTCATCGATGCCGTTGCGCACATGATCCTGCCCGCCATCGTGCTCGGTACGATTCCGCTGGCGGTGATTGTGCGTATGACGCGCTCGTCAATGCTGGAAGTGTTGGGCGAAGACTATATCCGCACTGCGCGCGCGAAGGGGCTGACCCGTATGCGCGTGATCATCGTTCATGCGCTGCGCAACGCGATGCTGCCGGTGGTGACGGTGATCGGCTTACAGGTCGGCACGCTGCTGGCGGGCGCGATCCTGACGGAAACCATCTTCTCCTGGCCTGGTCTGGGACGCTGGTTGATTGATGCACTGCAACGCCGTGACTATCCGGTGGTGCAGGGCGGGGTACTGCTGGTCGCGACGATGATTATCCTCGTCAACCTGCTGGTCGACCTGCTTTACGGCGTGGTGAACCCGCGTATTCGGCATAAGAAGTAA
- the dppC gene encoding dipeptide ABC transporter permease DppC, whose translation MSQVTENKVVSAPVPMTPLQEFWHYFKRNKGAVVGLVYVVIMLIIAVFANFLAPHNPADQFRDALLAPPVWQDGGTWSHILGTDDVGRDTLSRLMFGARLSLLVGCLVVVLSLIAGIILGLVAGYFGGIIDNIIMRIVDIMLALPSLLLALVLVAIFGPSIVNASLALTFVALPHYVRLTRAAVLVEVNRDYVTASRVAGAGAMRQMFVNIFPNCLAPLIVQASLGFSNAILDMAALGFLGMGAQPPTPEWGTMLSDVLQFAQSAWWVVTFPGLAILLTVLAFNLMGDGLRDALDPKLKQ comes from the coding sequence ATGTCACAAGTCACTGAAAATAAAGTTGTCTCCGCACCGGTGCCGATGACCCCGCTGCAGGAGTTCTGGCACTATTTCAAACGTAACAAAGGCGCGGTTGTCGGGCTGGTTTATGTGGTGATCATGTTGATCATCGCCGTGTTCGCCAACTTCCTCGCCCCGCACAACCCGGCGGATCAGTTCCGCGATGCGCTGCTTGCACCGCCGGTCTGGCAGGATGGCGGCACCTGGTCGCACATTCTCGGTACTGATGACGTTGGCCGCGATACGCTGTCGCGCCTGATGTTCGGCGCGCGTTTGTCGCTGCTGGTCGGCTGTTTAGTGGTTGTGTTGTCGCTGATCGCCGGGATTATCCTCGGTCTGGTCGCCGGTTACTTCGGCGGTATTATCGACAACATCATCATGCGTATCGTCGATATCATGCTGGCGCTGCCAAGCCTGTTGCTGGCGCTGGTGCTGGTGGCTATTTTTGGCCCGTCGATTGTTAATGCCTCGCTGGCGCTAACCTTCGTTGCCTTGCCGCACTATGTGCGTTTGACGCGCGCGGCGGTGCTGGTGGAAGTGAACCGCGATTACGTCACCGCGTCCCGCGTGGCGGGTGCCGGCGCGATGCGCCAGATGTTTGTCAATATTTTCCCTAACTGCCTTGCGCCGCTGATTGTTCAGGCGTCGCTTGGTTTTTCCAACGCCATTCTCGATATGGCCGCCCTTGGCTTCCTTGGCATGGGTGCGCAGCCGCCAACACCGGAGTGGGGCACCATGCTCTCCGACGTGTTGCAGTTCGCACAAAGTGCCTGGTGGGTCGTGACCTTCCCGGGTCTTGCGATCCTGCTGACGGTGCTGGCATTTAACCTGATGGGTGACGGCCTGCGTGATGCGCTCGACCCCAAACTGAAGCAGTAA
- the dppD gene encoding dipeptide ABC transporter ATP-binding protein: protein MALLNVDKLSVHFGDVGSEFRAVDRVSYSVSQGEVVGIVGESGSGKSVSSLAIMGLIDFPGRVMAEKLEFNGQDLKRISEKERRSLVGSEVAMIFQDPMTSLNPCYTVGFQIMEAIKVHQGGNKKTRRQRAIDLLNQVGIPDPASRLDVYPHQLSGGMSQRVMIAMAIACQPKLLIADEPTTALDVTIQAQIIELLLELQQKENMALILITHDLALVAEAAHKIIVMYAGQVVETGEAKDIFRAPRHPYTQALLRALPEFAQDKARLASLPGVVPGKYDRPNGCLLNPRCPYATDKCREQEPELNTVDGGRQSKCHYPLDDAGRPTL from the coding sequence ATGGCGTTATTAAATGTAGATAAGTTATCGGTGCATTTCGGCGACGTTGGCTCCGAATTCCGCGCCGTAGACCGCGTAAGCTATAGCGTAAGCCAGGGCGAGGTGGTCGGCATCGTCGGCGAGTCCGGCTCCGGTAAATCGGTCAGTTCACTGGCGATTATGGGGCTGATTGATTTCCCGGGCCGCGTGATGGCGGAAAAACTGGAGTTTAACGGCCAGGATCTGAAACGCATTTCGGAAAAAGAGCGCCGCAGCCTGGTGGGTTCAGAAGTGGCGATGATTTTCCAGGATCCGATGACCAGCCTGAACCCGTGTTACACGGTCGGTTTCCAGATTATGGAAGCTATTAAGGTGCATCAGGGCGGGAATAAGAAAACCCGCCGTCAGCGGGCGATTGACCTGCTGAACCAGGTGGGTATCCCCGATCCGGCTTCGCGTCTGGATGTCTATCCGCACCAGCTTTCCGGCGGTATGAGCCAGCGCGTGATGATTGCGATGGCGATTGCCTGCCAGCCGAAACTGCTGATCGCCGACGAACCAACAACCGCACTGGACGTGACCATCCAGGCGCAGATCATCGAGCTTTTGCTGGAATTGCAGCAAAAAGAAAATATGGCGCTGATCCTGATCACTCACGATCTGGCGCTGGTGGCGGAAGCGGCGCACAAAATCATTGTGATGTACGCAGGCCAGGTGGTGGAAACCGGCGAAGCGAAGGATATCTTCCGCGCGCCGCGCCATCCGTACACCCAGGCGCTGCTGCGTGCGTTGCCGGAGTTTGCGCAGGATAAAGCGCGGCTGGCCTCGTTGCCGGGCGTGGTGCCGGGCAAATATGACCGCCCGAACGGTTGCCTGCTGAACCCGCGCTGCCCGTATGCCACGGACAAGTGCCGCGAGCAGGAGCCGGAGCTGAACACCGTCGATGGCGGCCGTCAGTCCAAATGTCACTACCCACTCGATGACGCCGGGAGGCCGACACTATGA
- the dppF gene encoding dipeptide ABC transporter ATP-binding subunit DppF, translating into MSTHEATSQQPLLQAIDLKKHYPVKKGLFAPERLVKALDGVSFTLERGKTLAVVGESGCGKSTLGRLLTMIETPTGGELYYQGQDLLKHDPHAQKLRRQKIQIVFQNPYGSLNPRKKVGQILEEPLLINSSLSKEARREKALAMMAKVGLKTEHYDRYPHMFSGGQRQRIAIARGLMLDPDVVIADEPVSALDVSVRAQVLNLMMDLQQDLGLSYVFISHDLSVVEHIADEVMVMYLGRCVEKGTKEQIFSNPRHPYTQALLSATPRLNPDERRERIKLTGELPSPLNPPPGCAFNARCSRRFGPCTQLQPQLKDYRGQLVACFAVDQDENGEKPHV; encoded by the coding sequence ATGAGTACGCACGAGGCCACCTCGCAACAGCCACTGTTGCAGGCTATCGACTTGAAAAAACACTACCCGGTGAAGAAGGGGCTTTTTGCCCCGGAACGCCTGGTGAAAGCGCTGGATGGCGTGTCGTTCACCCTTGAGCGCGGCAAAACGCTGGCGGTGGTGGGCGAATCCGGTTGTGGCAAATCCACGCTGGGTCGCCTGCTGACGATGATTGAAACCCCGACCGGCGGTGAACTTTACTACCAGGGGCAGGATCTGCTGAAGCACGATCCGCATGCGCAAAAGTTGCGTCGGCAGAAAATCCAGATTGTTTTTCAGAACCCGTACGGTTCGCTGAACCCGCGTAAAAAAGTGGGACAGATCCTCGAAGAGCCGCTGCTTATCAACTCGTCGCTCAGCAAAGAGGCGCGTCGGGAAAAAGCGCTGGCGATGATGGCGAAAGTCGGCCTGAAAACCGAACATTATGATCGCTATCCGCATATGTTTTCTGGCGGTCAGCGCCAGCGTATCGCTATCGCCCGTGGTCTGATGTTAGATCCGGATGTGGTGATCGCCGATGAACCGGTTTCGGCGCTGGACGTCTCCGTGCGTGCGCAGGTGCTGAACCTGATGATGGATTTGCAGCAGGATTTGGGGCTCTCTTACGTCTTTATTTCGCATGACTTGTCGGTAGTTGAGCACATTGCCGATGAAGTGATGGTGATGTATCTCGGCCGCTGCGTAGAGAAAGGCACCAAGGAGCAGATTTTCTCGAACCCGCGTCATCCGTACACGCAGGCGCTGCTTTCCGCTACGCCGCGCCTGAACCCGGACGAGCGCCGCGAGCGCATCAAACTGACCGGCGAGCTGCCAAGCCCGCTCAACCCGCCGCCGGGCTGCGCCTTTAACGCCCGCTGCAGCCGTCGTTTCGGCCCTTGCACGCAGTTGCAACCGCAGTTGAAAGACTACCGCGGGCAGTTGGTGGCTTGCTTTGCTGTCGACCAGGATGAAAACGGCGAAAAACCGCACGTTTAA
- the bcsO gene encoding cellulose biosynthesis protein BcsO, with protein MGHYDDLQRFKDKTRNQKHDFKDLSAQNLAQDQSSWAIINQLSPATDESMLAMGGHVSLPVPQSVDPEVFAAQELAATVDDVAPAPPSAPGSSLLKDVASQLDAVAPAFNAAAYVPVPASVAPVMQMPSPANPSSAPVSYARLFAAKATEEKPRADKNQPLHSLLERIASCR; from the coding sequence ATGGGTCATTACGATGATTTGCAGAGGTTTAAGGATAAGACTCGCAATCAGAAGCACGATTTTAAGGATCTCTCCGCGCAGAACCTCGCGCAAGACCAGAGCAGTTGGGCAATCATTAATCAACTTTCTCCCGCCACGGATGAATCCATGCTGGCGATGGGCGGCCATGTGTCACTGCCTGTCCCGCAATCCGTCGATCCTGAGGTGTTTGCCGCGCAAGAACTTGCTGCGACGGTGGATGACGTTGCGCCTGCGCCTCCCTCTGCGCCAGGCTCCTCTCTGCTAAAAGACGTTGCCAGCCAGCTTGATGCGGTGGCTCCGGCATTCAACGCCGCAGCTTATGTGCCTGTGCCTGCAAGCGTTGCGCCTGTCATGCAGATGCCATCGCCTGCAAATCCTTCTTCGGCTCCTGTCAGCTATGCGCGCCTGTTCGCAGCGAAAGCGACGGAGGAGAAGCCCCGCGCGGACAAAAATCAGCCCTTACACTCGTTGTTAGAAAGGATCGCTTCATGCCGTTGA